In one Colletotrichum destructivum chromosome 2, complete sequence genomic region, the following are encoded:
- a CDS encoding Putative Cellulose-binding domain, fungal, glycoside hydrolase family 10 domain-containing protein: MPPRPQFHITLTGERAVLFASLLLSPNKPSPPFSSSSPGTYRLDNIMYAKDVLAVLLGSGLASAQLNVLAVGAGLKYFGTAVDERRTTTDAVYMAIVNDTSEFGSLVPENGQKWAYTEPSRNTFSYTSGDVVPNIAKANGQILRCHTLTWHSQLPNWVSSGTWTAATLTAVIETHIANVMKHYLGQCYAWDVVNEAAADDGSWRTSVFYNVLGTTYLPISFRAARAADPNTKLCVFPDLFSSYYNDYNLEYNGAKTNRVYEAVTIVQNAGAPIDGVGFQGHLIVGSTPSRSALATALRRFTALGLEVAYTELDIRHSSLPASATALANQGRDYANVVGSCIDVDGCVGVTIWGFTDKYSWVPETFSGQGDALLWDASFNKKPAYTSVSSVLAAAATGGGGVTTTSTLTVTATRTTTLVTSTRTPTSSGAATTTSAAAGAEQTRWGQCGGAFWTGPTRCQAPWTCTKQNDFYSQCL, from the exons ATGCCCCCTCGACCTCAGTTCCACATCACGTTGACTGGAGAGCGAGCGGTCCTCTTTGCTTCTTTACTCTTGAGCCCCAATAAGCCCAGTCCTCCgttctcgtcctcatccCCGGGTACCTACCGACTGGACAACATCATGTACGCAAAGGATGttctcgccgtcctcctcggctccggcctcgcctcggcccagctcaacgtcctcgccgtcggggccgGTCTGAAGTACTTTGgcaccgccgtcgatgaGCGCCGGACGACCACTGATGCCGTCTACAtggccatcgtcaacgacaCCAGCGAGTTCGGGTCGCTGGTCCCCGAGAATGGGCAGAAGTGGGCGTACACCGAGCCGAGCCGGAACACCTTTTCCTACACCTCGGGAGACGTC GTTCCCAACATTGCCAAGGCGAACGGCCAGATTCTGCGGTGCCACACCTTGACATG GCACTCCCAGCTTCCCAACTGGGTCTCGAGCGGCACTtggacggcggccacgcTGACGGCCGTCATCGAGACGCACATCGCCAACGTGATGAAGCACTACCTCGGCCAGTGCTACGCTTGGGACGTGGtcaacgaggccgccgccgacgacggaaGCTGGCGCACGAGCGTCTTCTACAACGTGCTCGGCACCACCTACCTGCCCATCTCCTTCCGGGCCGCCCGGGCTGCCGACCCGAACACGAAGCTGTGCGTCTTCCCGGACCTCTTCTCttc ATACTACAACGACTACAACCTCGAGTACAACGGTGCCAAGACGAACCGCGTGTACGAGGCCGTCACCATCGTGCAGAACGCCGGCGCGcccatcgacggcgtcgggTTCCAGGGCCacctcatcgtcggctcgACGCCCAGCCGCAGCGCGCTCGCGACGGCCCTGCGGCGCTTTACGgcgctcggcctcgaggtggCCTACACGGAGCTCGACATCCGGCACTCCAGcctgccggcctcggcgacggcgctcGCGAACCAGGGCCGGGACTACGCCAACGTGGTCGGCTCTTgcatcgacgtcgacggctgCGTCGGCGTCACCATCTGGGGGTTCACGGACAAGTACAGCTGGGTGCCCGAGACGTTCAGCGGGCAGGGCGACGCGCTGCTGTGGGACGCGAGCTTCAACAAGAAGCCGGCGTACACGTCCGTGTCGTCGgtgctcgcggcggcggcgacgggcggcggaggcgtgACGACCACGAGCACGCTCACGGTGACGGCCACCCGCACGACGACGCTCGTCACCAGCACGAGGACCCCGACGTCGTCCGGCGCGGCGACAActacgtcggcggcggcgggcgcggagCAGACTCGTTGGGGCCAGTGCGGCGGCGCCTTTTGGACGGGGCCAACGCGATGCCAGGCGCCGTGGACCTGCACGAAGCAGAACGACTTTTACTCGCAGTGTCTGTAA
- a CDS encoding Putative alcohol dehydrogenase, zinc-type, GroES-like superfamily, NAD(P)-binding domain superfamily encodes MADYKFEGWLGHSPESANGKMEWGAFEPKKWTEDDVDIEVSHCGICGSDLHMLRSGWAETPYPCCVGHEIVGKAVRVGSNVKGISVGDRVGVGAQARSCMKPDCPECSTGRENYCGRANVSTYGSVYPDGEGKSYGGYADYNRTNGNFVIKIPEGLASEDAAPMLCGGITVFSPLKNNDCGPGKTVGIVGVGGLGHFGVLFAKALGADKVVGISRKASKKDEVLKLGADEYIATDDDKDWAKNNARSIDLIVCTVSSEKMPLQQYLQLLKVNGTFIQVGAPDGGNLPPINAFTLLMSGIKVGGSGIGSPSEIKAMLDLAVEKKVKPWVQKRPLKDANQAIIDMEAGHARYRYVLVNEKHAKL; translated from the exons atggCCGACTACAAGTTCGAGGGATGGCTGGGCCACAGCCCCGAGAGCGCCAACGGCAAGATGGAATGGGGCGCCTTTGAGCCCAAGAAGTGGActgaggacgacgtcgacatcgaggTCTCCCACTGCGGCATCTGCGGCTCTGACCTTCACATGCTGCGCTCAGGCTGGGCCGAGACACCCTATC CCTGCTGCGTTGGCCACGAGATCGTTGGCAAGGCCGTCCGTGTCGGCAGCAACGTCAAGGGCATCTCCGTCGGCgaccgcgtcggcgtcggcgcccaggccCGGTCTTGCATGAAGCCCGACTGCCCCGAGTGCTCGACCGGCCGCGAGAACTACTGCGGCCGCGCCAACGTCAGCACCTACGGCTCCGTCTAcccggacggcgagggcaagTCGTACGGCGGCTACGCCGACTATAACCGCACCAACGGCAACTTCGTCATCAAGATCCCCGAGGGCCTCGCCTCCGAGGACGCCGCGCCCATGctctgcggcggcatcaccgTCTTCTCGCCCCTGAAGAACAACGACTGCGGCCCCGGCAAGAcggtcggcatcgtcggcgtcggcggcctcggccacttTGGCGTGCTCTTCGCCAAGGCCCTGggcgccgacaaggtcgtcGGCATCTCGCGCAAGGCctccaagaaggacgaggtcCTGAagctgggcgccgacgagtACATCGccacggacgacgacaaggactGGGCCAAGAACAACGCCCGCAGCATCGACCTCATCGTCTGCACCGTCTCGAGCGAGAAGATGCCCCTCCAGCAGTACCTGCAGCTCCTCAAGGTCAATGGCACCTTTATCCAAGTCGG TGCTCCCGACGGCGGTAACCTTCCTCCCATCAACGCTTTCACCCTCCTCATGTCCGGCatcaaggtcggcggcagcggcatcggcTCCCCCTCCGAGATCAAGGCCatgctcgacctcgccgtcgagaagaaggtcaagCCCTGGGTCCAGAAGAGGCCGCTCAAGGACGCCAaccaggccatcatcgacatgGAGGCCGGCCACGCCCGCTACAGATACGTCCTGGTCAACGAGAAGCATGCCAAGTTGTGA
- a CDS encoding Putative cytochrome P450 superfamily — translation MYLKTKRDRDIVHRVFKAPAYAVSCIVTIAKGISGDCISQDAVKKIADDFYLVPATLKLVDVALSMYVPYTKGAVPNYIVDHWVLHMMESLTYTNAVAKELLRLRPPVIFVP, via the exons GACCGCGACATCGTCCACAGGGTCTTCAAGGCGCCCGCCTACGCCGTGTCGTGCATCGTGACCATCGCCAAGGGCATCTCCGGGGACTGCATCTCccaggacgccgtcaagaagATTGCTGACGACTTCTACCTCGTCCCCGCCACCCTCAAGCTTGTTGACGTGGCGCTGTCCATGTACGTCCCCTACACCAAG ggcgccgtGCCCAACTACATCGTCGACCACTGGGTGCTTCACATGATGGAGTCGCTGACCTATaccaacgccgtcgccaaggagctcctgcggctgcggccgcccgtcatcttcgttCCCTAA
- a CDS encoding Putative chloroperoxidase, with translation MKSFYIFSVLPCLGSGVLGFPAYANVEALNHDAASRLTGKLASVFHEAHKKRLLFDPMTTPIDVSGDHEFIAPDYRNGAQRGPCPGLNALANHGYINRKGVTSLTEVAGAINQVYGMGIDIATLLAVMGTVFVGNPLSLNPGFSIGDVAGAGGGNILGNVLGLLGTPRGLNGSHNIIEGDSSNTRADLYVTGDASTMVMDQFQSFYDMAGEGEGVYDFDLFADRAAIRFNETIATNPNFYYGPFTGMIARNAGYFFACRLLANYSSENPTGLLNKQTLKSFFAVEGEEGSFTYNPGWERIPENWYRTPVDYGLVQLNLDLVALITKYPQMGSIGGNMGKVNSFAGVDLSDLTGGVLNLAKLLEGNNLLCFVFEVLKTASPNSLSTVFAIIEKPLALVTDALSAAVLSLACPAFKDMTVGGKDLDEGLKAQYPGARMSDSVL, from the exons ATGAAGTCGTTTTACATCTTTTCAGTCTTGCCCTgcctcggcagcggcgtcctcggcttcccAGCCTACGCCAACGTAGAGGCCCTCAACCACGATGCCGCGTCTAGACTCACCGGCAAGCTGGCCAGCGTCTTCCACGAGGCCCACAAGAAGAGGCTCCTCTTCGACCCGATGACGACCCCGATCGACGTGTCCGGCGACCACGAGTTCATCGCGCCGGACTACCGGAACGGCGCCCAGCGCGGGCCCTGCCCCGGCCTCAACGCCCTCGCGAACCACGGCTACATCAACCGCAAAGGGGTGACGAGCCTGAccgaggtcgccggggcTATCAACCAGGTCTACGGCATGggcatcgacatcgccaCGCTCCTGGCCGTCATGGgcaccgtcttcgtcgggAACCCGCTGTCGCTGAACCCGGGCTTCTccatcggcgacgtcgccggcgccggcgggggcaacatcctcggcaacgtcctcggcctgctcggcacGCCGCGCGGGCTCAACGGGTCGCACAACATCATCGAGGGCGACTCGTCCAACACGCGCGCCGACCTGTACGTGACCGGCGACGCCTCGACCATGGTCATGGACCAATTCCAGTCCTTCTACGacatggcgggcgagggcgagggcgtctACGACTTCGACCTCTTCGCCGACCGGGCCGCCATCCGCTTCAACGAGACCATCGCGACGAACCCCAACTTCTACTACGGTCCGTTCACCGGCATGATTGCCAGGAACGCAGGCTACTTCTTCGCGTGCCGCCTGTTGGCGAACTATTCCTCCGAAAACCCCACCGGTCTTCTCA ACAAGCAGACGCTCAAGAGCTTCTTTGCcgtggagggcgaggagggcagCTTCACGTACAACCCCGGCTGGGAGAGGATCCCGGAGAACTGGTACCGCACGCCCGTCGACtacggcctcgtccagctcaACCTGGACCTCGTTGCTCTGATCACCAAGTACCCTCAGATGGGAAG CATCGGAGGCAACATGGGCAAGGTCAACAGCTTCGCCGGCGTGGACCTGAGCGACCTCACGGGCGGCGTCTTGAATCTGGCGAAGCTTCTGGAGGGCAACAACCTGCTGtgcttcgtcttcgaggtcctcaagacggcctcgcccaACTCGCTCTCCACCgtcttcgccatcatcgagaagcccctcgccctcgtcaccgacGCCCTCAGCGCGGCGGTCCTGAGCCTGGCCTGCCCGGCCTTCAAGGACATGACGGTGGGCGGgaaggacctcgacgagggcctcAAGGCGCAGTACCCGGGTGCTCGGATGTCTGATTCGGTGCTCTGA